The following proteins are encoded in a genomic region of Aquella oligotrophica:
- a CDS encoding chorismate mutase, protein MNEIERLRLQISKVDKDIIELIAKRQDLAKKIGEYKKKNNMQVYDHAREVLLREFHDSVSNEHKISATMIARIFEILIEESRKVQSDE, encoded by the coding sequence ATGAATGAAATTGAACGTTTACGATTGCAAATAAGCAAGGTTGATAAAGATATCATTGAACTGATTGCCAAACGCCAAGATTTGGCAAAGAAAATCGGTGAATATAAGAAAAAAAATAATATGCAAGTTTATGATCATGCTCGAGAAGTGCTGTTAAGAGAGTTTCATGATAGTGTGAGTAATGAGCATAAAATATCTGCAACTATGATTGCCAGAATTTTTGAAATATTAATAGAAGAGTCAAGAAA
- a CDS encoding prephenate dehydratase domain-containing protein, with protein sequence MRIGVSGDIGSFSEEAGQIYAAKAHMSQHTLHYLIDMEGVLAALDREEIDVGIFPFVNYNSGIVWPAFTAMGRHSFMPIDDIQLNVEQCLIGFADTQISEITELYSYTPAFEQCKGFINQHGFKTIDWGDTAKAARDLSLGILPRKAAVVASAQAAKSYNLSVLKQGIQDIQPNITRFIVVKRGNS encoded by the coding sequence ATGCGAATAGGGGTTTCGGGAGATATCGGGTCTTTCTCTGAGGAAGCTGGACAAATCTATGCTGCAAAGGCACATATGAGTCAACATACTTTACATTATCTGATTGATATGGAGGGTGTGTTAGCGGCACTTGATCGAGAAGAGATAGATGTTGGGATTTTTCCTTTTGTAAACTATAATAGTGGGATAGTTTGGCCAGCTTTTACTGCCATGGGTCGTCATTCTTTTATGCCAATTGATGATATTCAGCTAAATGTAGAGCAGTGCCTTATCGGTTTTGCCGATACCCAGATTTCAGAAATCACTGAGCTTTATTCATATACTCCTGCTTTTGAGCAATGTAAGGGTTTTATTAATCAGCATGGATTTAAGACCATAGACTGGGGTGATACTGCAAAGGCAGCTAGAGATTTATCTTTAGGAATATTGCCACGTAAAGCAGCGGTTGTAGCATCAGCTCAGGCAGCAAAAAGTTATAATCTCTCAGTACTAAAGCAAGGAATACAGGATATTCAACCAAATATAACCAGATTCATAGTTGTAAAGCGTGGGAATAGCTAA
- a CDS encoding 3-deoxy-7-phosphoheptulonate synthase — MAYQTIKKVPTSEEIISKIPLTENGYKNIERHKEEIEAILSGEDSRLLMIIGPCSAWPSEAVLDYANRLQQISEEVKDQIKIIMRVYIQKPRTVKGWTGPINQPDPLAEPDIEAGIWYCRKLMTQVVELGLPIADECLFTHNARGFQELLSWVAIGARSTEDQEHRIFASSLDCPVGMKNPTHGSLKIAVNSIVAAQHSHYAVFDGYEVKTAGNKYAHLVLRGSNDKPNYSVEHIHEVAGHFAKGGVVNPAIIVDVSHDNCLINGVKDHNAQATIVKNVIDSLGDKPELRKLVKGFMLESFIKEGRQNAESGDPIDLGGLSITDPCLSWDTTKELLLSVASKLRA, encoded by the coding sequence ATGGCATATCAGACGATTAAAAAAGTACCAACTTCAGAAGAAATTATCAGTAAAATTCCTTTGACTGAGAATGGATATAAAAATATTGAACGACATAAGGAAGAAATTGAAGCAATTCTTAGTGGTGAAGATTCACGCTTACTTATGATTATTGGACCTTGCTCAGCATGGCCAAGTGAGGCGGTACTTGATTATGCTAATCGATTACAACAAATTAGTGAAGAAGTAAAAGATCAGATTAAAATTATTATGCGGGTTTATATTCAGAAACCTCGTACGGTAAAAGGCTGGACAGGTCCGATTAATCAGCCCGACCCACTAGCTGAGCCAGATATTGAAGCCGGAATATGGTATTGCCGTAAGCTAATGACGCAAGTTGTTGAACTTGGCTTGCCGATTGCTGATGAATGTTTATTTACCCATAATGCGCGTGGATTCCAGGAGCTATTATCTTGGGTTGCAATTGGCGCTAGAAGTACTGAAGATCAGGAGCACCGAATATTTGCTTCATCGCTAGATTGTCCAGTTGGGATGAAAAACCCGACGCATGGATCATTGAAAATTGCGGTAAATAGCATTGTTGCTGCCCAACACTCCCACTATGCCGTTTTTGATGGTTATGAAGTGAAAACAGCAGGTAACAAATATGCACATTTGGTACTAAGAGGTAGTAATGACAAACCAAACTATTCTGTAGAGCATATACATGAAGTTGCAGGGCATTTTGCCAAGGGTGGCGTTGTAAATCCAGCAATAATTGTTGACGTTAGTCATGATAACTGTTTAATTAATGGCGTTAAAGATCATAACGCTCAAGCTACTATTGTAAAAAATGTGATTGATAGCCTTGGTGATAAGCCAGAACTTAGAAAGTTAGTAAAAGGCTTTATGCTTGAAAGTTTTATCAAGGAAGGGCGGCAAAATGCCGAATCTGGTGATCCGATTGATTTAGGCGGTTTATCAATAACTGATCCTTGTCTAAGCTGGGATACTACCAAAGAACTTCTACTGTCAGTGGCAAGTAAATTAAGGGCTTGA
- a CDS encoding 3-deoxy-7-phosphoheptulonate synthase, producing the protein MGYRIVKKLPTADEIIEALPLSGAGYASINKHRQEIEAILSGEDNRLLVIVGPCSAWPDTAVIEYAKRLKALDNKVNHALKLVMRVYIQKPRTIKGWTGPVNQPDPLSPPDIAAGAMYCRKLMTQVVEMGLPIADEALFTHNARGFIELLSWVAIGARSSEDQEHRIFASGIDCPVGIKNPTHGSLKIGVNSVVAAQHSHYIVLDGNEVETDGNPYAHIVLRGSNDKPNYSVEHIREVAENYRKNEVKNPAVVIDVSHDNCMINGVKDHNAQADIILKVIDDLASEPELKKLVKGFMLESFIKPGKQNAETANPIDLGGLSITDPCLGWEATEELLLKLATKISK; encoded by the coding sequence ATGGGATACCGGATTGTAAAAAAACTTCCTACTGCGGATGAAATAATTGAAGCATTGCCATTAAGTGGTGCTGGTTACGCAAGTATAAATAAGCATCGTCAGGAAATTGAAGCTATTTTAAGTGGTGAGGATAATCGGCTTTTAGTTATTGTTGGACCATGTTCAGCTTGGCCAGATACTGCTGTTATAGAATATGCGAAAAGACTTAAAGCCTTGGATAATAAGGTAAATCATGCATTAAAACTAGTTATGCGAGTTTATATCCAAAAACCAAGAACCATTAAAGGCTGGACTGGACCAGTAAATCAACCAGATCCATTGTCACCGCCCGATATTGCCGCGGGTGCGATGTATTGTCGTAAACTTATGACACAAGTGGTCGAGATGGGTTTGCCGATAGCTGATGAAGCCCTGTTTACCCATAATGCTCGTGGCTTTATTGAGTTGCTATCATGGGTAGCAATTGGTGCTAGAAGTAGTGAAGATCAGGAACATCGAATTTTTGCGTCAGGGATTGATTGCCCAGTTGGAATTAAGAATCCTACGCATGGCTCATTAAAAATCGGTGTGAATAGTGTAGTTGCAGCCCAGCATTCTCATTATATTGTACTAGATGGTAATGAAGTGGAAACTGATGGTAACCCTTATGCACATATTGTATTACGTGGCAGTAATGACAAACCAAACTATTCTGTTGAACATATAAGAGAAGTTGCCGAGAACTATCGTAAGAATGAAGTCAAAAATCCTGCTGTGGTGATAGATGTGAGTCATGATAATTGCATGATTAATGGTGTCAAAGATCATAATGCTCAAGCCGATATTATTCTGAAGGTTATTGATGATCTTGCCTCAGAGCCTGAACTGAAGAAGCTGGTAAAAGGATTTATGCTAGAAAGCTTTATAAAACCAGGTAAACAGAATGCTGAAACTGCCAATCCAATTGATCTTGGTGGATTATCGATAACCGATCCATGTCTTGGTTGGGAAGCTACCGAAGAGTTATTATTAAAACTGGCAACTAAAATTAGTAAATGA
- the aroB gene encoding 3-dehydroquinate synthase encodes MISSINVNIPPKPARSYPIVIASGLLKNAQEWIAEYCHSGKVVIISDDTVAKMYGELLCDNLQASGYQVELIIFPSGENSKNIATKTAIEEEMFAFGCDRHTLCVALGGGVVGDMAGFIAATYMRGMDFIQVPTSMLAMIDSSVGGKVAVNSSYGKNNIGAFWQPKAVIMDIDLLKSLPKDQIINGFFEAVKIFLTCDGEHFEFCESHLDLILALEEKSLIKVLQKAVALKAMVVEIDEEERNLRMILNYGHTIAHALEKLSKYVIMHGFAVGLGMLIEAKVANLLGLLADTDFIRVSKFLSRLDINTSILKSYDNQSIIAAMRGDKKNLNQETVLVLLTGIGSVKNIDNKVAFPVAESVIAEALDYVRTSSLG; translated from the coding sequence ATGATTAGTTCAATAAATGTAAATATTCCACCAAAGCCAGCTAGATCATATCCAATAGTAATTGCTAGCGGATTATTAAAGAACGCGCAGGAATGGATTGCTGAGTATTGCCATTCTGGTAAGGTTGTTATAATTAGTGATGATACTGTAGCAAAAATGTATGGCGAATTGCTTTGCGATAATTTACAGGCCTCTGGCTATCAAGTTGAGCTAATTATCTTTCCAAGCGGAGAGAATTCAAAAAATATAGCGACTAAGACCGCGATAGAAGAGGAAATGTTTGCTTTTGGCTGTGATCGACATACACTATGTGTTGCACTTGGTGGTGGTGTAGTAGGGGATATGGCTGGTTTTATTGCTGCTACCTATATGCGTGGAATGGATTTTATTCAAGTGCCAACTTCCATGCTAGCGATGATTGATAGTAGTGTTGGTGGCAAAGTTGCAGTCAATTCCAGCTATGGAAAAAATAATATTGGTGCTTTTTGGCAGCCAAAAGCTGTTATTATGGACATTGATTTATTAAAATCATTGCCTAAAGATCAGATTATTAATGGTTTTTTTGAAGCAGTCAAAATCTTTCTAACTTGTGATGGTGAGCATTTTGAATTTTGTGAATCGCATCTAGATTTAATACTAGCTCTGGAAGAGAAGTCATTAATAAAGGTTCTACAAAAAGCCGTAGCATTGAAAGCAATGGTTGTTGAGATTGACGAAGAGGAACGAAACCTTCGGATGATTCTTAATTATGGGCATACGATTGCGCATGCGCTTGAAAAATTAAGTAAATACGTGATTATGCATGGGTTTGCAGTTGGTTTAGGTATGCTTATTGAAGCAAAAGTAGCTAATCTTCTTGGACTACTTGCGGATACTGATTTCATTCGCGTGAGTAAATTTCTGTCACGATTAGATATTAATACATCAATTTTGAAATCATACGATAATCAATCTATTATAGCTGCAATGCGCGGCGATAAAAAAAATCTTAATCAGGAAACTGTGTTAGTGTTATTAACTGGTATTGGCTCGGTTAAAAATATTGATAACAAAGTTGCATTTCCGGTAGCTGAATCAGTTATTGCTGAAGCTTTGGATTATGTTAGAACATCTAGTTTGGGGTAA
- the uxuA gene encoding mannonate dehydratase: protein MRYSWRWFGPKDPVSIQDVRQTGATDIVSALHHIPNGEVWSIKEIKKRQHEIEWDDINNEKTNLKWTIVESVPVHEDIKKRTGNYQQYIENYKQSIRNLATCGLKIVIYNFMPIIDWTRTDLSYRLPNGALALRFDFNEFAAFDLFMLERENAYKDYTSEQIAKAEEVFKQLTDADKARIIKNIIAGLPGAEESFTMEEFRAALKQYDGIDANKLREHLFAFLKEIMPVADECGVRVAIHPDDPPRPMFGLPRILSNENDIRAIMDGFNSKNCGVNVCAGSLGVNADNDLEKFIRIWGERIPFVHLRSVKREADGSFYEDEHISGSTNLAKLIKAIIDIEKETGKEIIIRPDHGHQMLDDLRKKTNPGYSCIGRMKGIAELKGMELAIRTFS from the coding sequence ATGAGATATAGTTGGCGCTGGTTCGGACCAAAAGATCCGGTATCAATTCAAGATGTAAGACAAACGGGAGCAACGGATATTGTTTCTGCCCTGCATCATATTCCCAATGGTGAAGTCTGGAGTATTAAAGAAATAAAAAAACGCCAGCATGAAATTGAATGGGATGACATAAACAATGAAAAAACTAATCTGAAATGGACGATCGTTGAAAGTGTACCTGTACATGAAGATATAAAAAAGCGTACTGGCAATTATCAGCAATATATCGAAAATTATAAACAATCAATTCGTAATCTGGCTACTTGTGGACTTAAAATTGTAATTTATAATTTTATGCCAATTATTGATTGGACTAGAACTGATTTATCTTATCGTTTGCCAAATGGAGCATTGGCACTGCGTTTTGATTTTAATGAATTTGCTGCATTTGATTTATTTATGCTAGAACGAGAAAATGCATATAAAGACTATACTTCCGAACAAATTGCGAAAGCAGAGGAAGTTTTTAAGCAATTGACAGATGCAGATAAAGCCCGGATTATTAAAAACATCATCGCTGGATTACCCGGTGCTGAAGAAAGCTTCACTATGGAGGAGTTTCGAGCTGCTTTGAAGCAATATGATGGTATAGATGCTAATAAATTACGCGAGCACCTCTTTGCCTTTTTGAAAGAAATCATGCCTGTTGCCGATGAATGTGGTGTGCGAGTAGCAATCCATCCGGATGATCCACCGCGCCCAATGTTTGGCTTACCACGCATCTTGAGTAATGAAAATGATATTCGTGCAATAATGGATGGCTTTAATAGCAAAAACTGTGGTGTTAACGTTTGTGCTGGTTCATTGGGTGTCAATGCCGACAATGATCTCGAAAAATTCATCCGTATCTGGGGTGAACGAATCCCATTTGTCCACCTAAGAAGTGTTAAACGTGAAGCCGATGGCAGTTTTTATGAAGACGAACATATTTCTGGTAGTACCAATTTAGCTAAATTAATTAAAGCAATAATTGATATTGAAAAAGAAACTGGGAAAGAGATAATTATTCGTCCGGATCACGGACACCAAATGCTTGATGATCTGAGGAAAAAAACCAATCCCGGTTATTCATGTATTGGACGCATGAAGGGTATTGCCGAATTAAAAGGTATGGAACTAGCCATTAGAACTTTCAGTTAA